In the Oryzias latipes chromosome 9, ASM223467v1 genome, one interval contains:
- the naa35 gene encoding N-alpha-acetyltransferase 35, NatC auxiliary subunit: protein MVMKSTVEDDDSGWGLGIPEKMKNNANWVDITHEFKNACKELDLGELLHDKLFGLFEAMSAIEMMDPKMDAGMIGNQVNRKVLNFEQAVKEGAIKVKDLSLPELIGIIDTCFCCLITWLEGHSLAQTVFTCLYVHNPDLIEEPALKAFALGILKVCDIAREKINKAAVFEEEDFQAMTYGFKMANNVTDLRVTGMLRDVEDELQRKVKSTRSRQGEQRNPEVELEHQHCLALFNRIKFTRLLLSALIAFTKKETSSVNEAQKLVTQAADLLSSIHSSIQHGIQSQNDTTKGDHPIMMGFEPLVNQRLLPPTFPRYAKIIKREDMVAYFSKLIERIKTVCDVINTTNLHGILDFFCEFSEQSPCVLSRSLLQTTFLIDNKKVFGTHLMQDMIKDALRYFVSPPVLSNKCCLFNNHQAKDYIDSFVTHCSRPFCSLIQIHGHNRARQRDKLGHILEEFATLQDEAEKVDAALHSLLMKLEPQRQHLACLGTWILYHNLRIMIQYLLSGFELELYSMHEYYYIYWYLSEFLYAWLMSTLSRADSSQMAEERILEEQLKGRSSKKSKKKKKVRPLSKEITMSQAYQNMCAGMYKTMVALDMDGKVHKPQFELDSEQVRYEHRFAPFNSVVTPPPVHYIQFKEMSDLKKYNPPPGSADLYLAASKHFQQAKLILENVLSPDPEVNRILKVAKPNIVVMKLLAGGHKKETKVLPEFDFSAHKYFPIVKII, encoded by the exons ATGGTGATGAAGTCCACAGTTGAGGATGATGACTCTGGCTGGGGTCTTGGCATCCcagaaaagatgaagaacaatGCCAACTGGGTTGATATTACTCATGAGTTTAAGAACGCCTGCAaag AGCTCGATCTGGGAGAGTTACTTCATGACAAACT CTTTGGCTTGTTTGAAGCCATGTCTGCTATAGAGATGATGGACCCCAAGATGGATGCTGGTATGATTGGAAACCAGGTCAACAGAAAAGTTCTCAACTTTGAACAAGCTGTTAAG GAAGGTGCCATTAAGGTGAAAGACCTTAGTCTTCCTGAGCTCATTGGTATTATTGACACGTGTTTCTGTTGTTTG ATAACCTGGCTGGAGGGTCACTCCTTGGCTCAGACGGTGTTCACCTGTCTATACGTCCATAACCCTGACCTGATCGAGGAGCCCGCCCTTAAAGCCTTCGCCCTGGGCATTTTAAAGGTCTGCGACATTGCACGGGAAAAAATTAACAAGGCAGCTGTGTTTGAAGAG GAGGATTTCCAAGCAATGACGTATGGTTTCAAAATGGCCAATAATGTGACAGACTTGCGTGTGACAG GTATGCTGAGAGATGTGGAGGATGAGTTACAGAGGAAAGTTAAG agcacTCGCAGTCGGCAGGGTGAGCAGAGAAATCCAGAGGTTGAGCTGGAG CACCAGCACTGTCTGGCTCTATTCAACCGAATCAAGTTTACACGCCTCCTACTGTCGGCTCTGATCGCCTTCACTAAAAAAGAG ACCAGCTCAGTAAACGAGGCTCAGAAGCTTGTGACTCAGGCTGCTGACCTGCTGTCCTCCATTCATTCCAGTATTCAACATGGCATCCAGTCCCAAAACGACACCACCAAAGGCG ACCACCCTATCATGATGGGCTTTGAGCCCTTAGTCAACCAGCGGCTGCTGCCGCCCACCTTTCCACGCTACGCCAAAATCATAAAGAGGGAAGACATGGTGGCCTACTTCAGCAAACTCATCGAGCGTATTAAGACTGTGTGTGACGTTATCAACACCACAAACCTGCACGGAATACTG GACTTCTTCTGTGAATTCAGTGAGCAGTCCCCCTGTGTGCTCTCCCGGTCCCTTCTCCAG ACGACGTTTCTCATCGACAACAAGAAAGTGTTTGGAACCCACCTCATGCAGGACATGATTAAAGATGCTCTAAGATACTTTGTCAGCCCTCCTGTCCTATCAAACAA atgttgtttgttcaaCAACCACCAGGCCAAGGACTACATCGACTCCTTTGTCACACACTGTTCTAGG CCTTTCTGCAGCCTTATTCAGATCCATGGACACAACCGAGCTCGGCAGAGAGACAAGCTGGGGCACATACTCGAGGAGTTTGCCACGCTGCAGGATGAA GCTGAGAAGGTGGACGCCGCATTGCACAGCTTACTAATGAAACTCGAGCCTCAGCGACAACACCTAGCCTGTCTTGGTACTTGGATCCTCTATCATAACTTAAGGATCATGATCCAGTATCTGCTGAGTGGCTTTGAACTGGAGCTTTACAGCATGCATGAGTATTATTACATCTACTG GTACCTTTCAGAGTTTCTGTACGCATGGCTAATGTCcactctgagcagagcagattCTTCTCAGATGGCAGAGGAGCGAatcctggaggagcagctgaaaggGCGCAGCagtaaaaagagcaaaaagaagaagaaag ttCGGCCTCTCAGTAAGGAGATCACCATGAGTCAGGCGTACCAGAATATGTGTGCAGGCATGTACAAG ACCATGGTAGCTTTGGACATGGATGGGAAGGTACACAAGCCTCAGTTTGAACTGGACAGTGAACAAGTTCGCTACGAGCATCGCTTTGCCCCCTTCAACAGTGTGGTCACCCCCCCGCCTGTGCACTACATCCAGTTCAAG GAGATGTCTGATCTGAAGAAGTACAATCCTCCTCCAGGCTCTGCAGATCTCTACCTGGCAGCTAGCAAACACTTTCAACAGGCCAAACTCATACTAGAAAATGTGCTGAGCCCGGACCCCGAG GTGAACCGCATACTGAAGGTAGCCAAGCCCAACATTGTAGTTATGAAACTTCTGGCTGGAGGCCacaagaaagaaacaaag GTGCTTCCAGAGTTTGACTTCTCGGCTCACAAGTACTTCCCTATTGTAAAGATCATCTGA